Proteins encoded together in one Candidatus Omnitrophota bacterium window:
- the pyrF gene encoding orotidine-5'-phosphate decarboxylase, which translates to MPQDIKASEKLIVALDLRSLAEAKEMVKKLSPDVRIFKVGMGLFTLCGPDAVALVHDSGAKVFLDLKFHDIPNTVAHAVRSAAKLGVFMMNIHALGGSEMMMRAVEAARESEKRPKLLGVTVLTSMDQSSIGEVGINMKIEDEVVTLAR; encoded by the coding sequence ATGCCTCAAGACATAAAAGCTTCCGAAAAACTTATCGTGGCGCTCGACTTGAGATCACTCGCCGAGGCGAAAGAGATGGTAAAAAAATTGAGCCCGGACGTGCGGATCTTCAAGGTCGGCATGGGCCTGTTCACTTTATGCGGCCCGGATGCGGTCGCGCTCGTGCACGACAGCGGCGCCAAGGTATTCCTCGACCTTAAATTCCACGACATCCCCAATACTGTCGCCCATGCGGTAAGGTCGGCCGCGAAGTTAGGCGTGTTCATGATGAATATCCACGCGCTCGGCGGCTCGGAGATGATGATGAGGGCCGTAGAGGCGGCGCGGGAATCGGAGAAGAGGCCGAAACTCCTGGGAGTCACGGTGCTTACAAGCATGGACCAGTCTTCAATAGGCGAGGTCGGTATAAATATGAAAATCGAAGACGAGGTCGTCACGCTTGCGAGAT